A section of the Capra hircus breed San Clemente chromosome 23, ASM170441v1, whole genome shotgun sequence genome encodes:
- the LOC102190403 gene encoding olfactory receptor 5V1-like, with protein MEGENYTLSEFIILGFSDLNDVQLLFFTTFLMIYLCTLGGNIFIIWVTLVDIRLYTPMYFFLRNLAFLDICYTTTNVPQMMVHLLSKKKSISYGGCVAQLFAFLFFVGVECLLLAAMAYDRYIAICKPLRYSVIMNKVLYSQLAASCWTGGFLNSVVHTVLTFRLPFCGNNEINYFFCDIPPLLILSCGDTSVNELVLLIVGVFIGWAPFLAIILSYLYIISTILRIRSSEGRQKAFSTCASHLVIVLLYYGSSIFTYVRPISSYSLAKDRLISVLYSVVTPMLNPIIYTLRNKDIRKALRAVGEKVATFKLHFPRSVVFLFLS; from the coding sequence ATGGAAGGAGAAAATTACACTCTGTCTGAATTTATCATCTTAGGATTCTCTGACTTAAACGATGTGCAGCTTTTATTCTTTACCACATTTCTTATGATCTATCTCTGTACcctgggaggaaatattttcattatttgggTAACATTGGTTGATATACGACTCTATACccccatgtatttttttttaaggaatctggcCTTTCTTGATATCTGTTATACCACCACTAATGTCCCCCAGATGATGGTGCATCTCCTATCAAAGAAGAAAAGTATTTCCTATGGGGGCTGTGTGGCTCaactttttgcattccttttctttGTGGGGGTAGAATGTCTCCTCCTGGCAGCCATGGCATATGATCGTTACATTGCAATCTGTAAACCTTTAAGGTATTCAGTTATTATGAACAAGGTCCTATACAGCCAGTTAGCAGCCTCCTGCTGGACTGGTGGTTTCCTCAACTCAGTGGTGCATACAGTACTGACGTTCCGCCTGCCTTTCTGTGGCAACAACGAGATTAATTATTTCTTCTGTGACATCCCCCCTTTGCTGATCTTGTCTTGTGGGGACACTTCTGTCAATGAGTTGGTGTTACTCATCGTTGGGGTCTTCATTGGATGGGCTCCTTTCCTAGCTATCATCCTTTCCTACCTCTACATTATCTCCACCATCTTGAGGATCCGCTCCTCAGAGGGGAGACAAAAGGCCTTTTCTACCTGTGCCTCCCACCTGGTCATTGTCCTTCTCTACTATGGCAGCTCCATCTTCACATACGTGCGGCCCATCTCATCTTACTCATTGGCAAAAGACCGACTGATCTCAGTACTGTACAGTGTGGTGACCCCTATGCTAAACCCCATCATTTATACTTTGAGGAATAAGGATATCAGAAAGGCCCTGAGAGCTGTGGGAGAAAAAGTAGCAACTTTCAAACTTCATTTCCCTCGAAGTgtagtgtttctttttctctcatga